A genome region from bacterium SCSIO 12844 includes the following:
- a CDS encoding carbon-nitrogen hydrolase family protein, with product MNQVAVIQMTSSESIGLNLIKAKEYIIEAYESGAKLVVLPEFFACFSQNNDFITAVKEPLGSGRIQDFISEMANKYNLWIAGGSLAIADDDDNQRAYNTCILWDNEGQRRAVYRKMHLFDVTIGDDETYNESARYLKGDAPCIVDTPIGRIGIAICYDLRFPEIFRLMSEQGAEIILLPAAFTYTTGQKHWEILLRARAIENQCYLLASDQVGFHDNDKVRTFGHSMIINPWGEVLAKRETGEGVILSEINLNYLNMLRQQFPVLAHKRIKFDYKTE from the coding sequence ATGAACCAGGTTGCTGTCATTCAAATGACTTCTTCAGAATCTATTGGTTTAAACTTAATTAAGGCGAAAGAATATATTATAGAGGCATATGAATCTGGTGCAAAGTTGGTTGTATTGCCAGAATTTTTTGCTTGTTTTTCACAAAATAATGACTTTATTACAGCAGTTAAAGAACCATTAGGTAGTGGTAGGATTCAAGATTTTATCTCTGAAATGGCAAATAAGTATAATTTATGGATTGCAGGCGGTTCTTTGGCAATTGCAGATGACGATGATAATCAGCGTGCTTATAATACTTGTATTTTGTGGGACAATGAGGGCCAGAGACGAGCAGTTTATCGTAAAATGCACTTATTCGATGTAACCATTGGAGATGATGAAACGTATAATGAATCAGCACGTTATCTAAAAGGCGATGCGCCTTGTATTGTTGATACACCAATTGGTCGTATAGGTATTGCAATATGTTATGATTTAAGGTTTCCAGAAATATTTAGGCTAATGTCTGAACAAGGTGCTGAAATTATTTTATTACCAGCAGCGTTTACTTATACGACAGGGCAAAAGCATTGGGAAATTTTATTAAGAGCAAGAGCAATTGAAAATCAATGCTATCTGTTAGCCAGTGATCAAGTTGGTTTTCATGATAATGATAAAGTTCGTACCTTTGGTCATAGTATGATTATTAACCCTTGGGGTGAAGTTTTAGCAAAAAGAGAAACCGGCGAGGGTGTTATTTTATCTGAAATTAATTTAAACTATCTCAACATGTTGCGCCAGCAATTTCCTGTTTTAGCGCATAAAAGAATAAAATTTGATTATAAAACAGAATAA
- the rimO gene encoding 30S ribosomal protein S12 methylthiotransferase RimO, whose protein sequence is MQNVAPKIGFVSLGCPKNLVDSERIMTQLRVDGYQISGSYEDADMVVVNTCGFINDAVKESLDTIGEALRENGKVLVTGCLGSRDNTILEQYPNVLGVTGAHAYDEVVGSVREYFPIARAQFDSLVPEEGIKLTPRHYAYLKISEGCNNKCTFCIIPDMRGKLDSRPLDDVMKEAERLAKAGVKELLVISQDTSAYGVDLKYKEVNWQGQTYQSRLADLAKALGELGIWVRFHYVYPYPHVDHIIPLMAEGKVLPYLDIPFQHANQRILKLMKRPANAVNTLNRIKTWRAICPELAIRSTFIVGFPGESDDEFEELLDFLYEAQLDRVGCFAYSDVDGAKANHLKDHIPEEIKQERLARFHQVQAQISAEKLRLKVGSTQQIIIDEVNKEEGILIGRTKADAPEVDGIVAVNIDANVQLHPGMFTTVKITETDDYDLGGQLI, encoded by the coding sequence ATGCAAAATGTTGCACCGAAGATTGGTTTTGTAAGTCTTGGTTGTCCTAAAAATTTAGTAGATTCTGAGCGAATAATGACACAGTTACGAGTTGATGGCTACCAAATATCAGGTTCATATGAAGATGCGGATATGGTAGTTGTTAATACCTGTGGTTTTATTAATGATGCAGTTAAAGAGTCCTTAGATACAATTGGGGAAGCGTTAAGAGAAAATGGTAAAGTTTTAGTAACAGGTTGTTTAGGCTCACGGGATAATACAATATTAGAGCAATATCCAAATGTACTAGGTGTAACAGGCGCACATGCTTATGATGAAGTTGTTGGCAGTGTACGTGAATATTTTCCAATTGCGCGCGCGCAGTTTGATTCATTAGTGCCTGAAGAAGGCATTAAATTAACACCAAGACATTATGCGTATTTGAAAATCTCTGAAGGGTGTAATAATAAATGCACTTTTTGCATTATTCCTGATATGCGTGGAAAGCTCGACTCACGTCCATTAGATGATGTGATGAAAGAAGCTGAACGTTTAGCAAAAGCAGGCGTTAAAGAATTACTTGTAATTTCACAAGATACCAGTGCTTATGGTGTTGATTTAAAATATAAAGAAGTGAACTGGCAAGGCCAAACTTATCAAAGTCGTTTAGCTGATTTAGCAAAAGCATTAGGTGAATTAGGAATTTGGGTACGTTTTCATTATGTTTATCCGTATCCACATGTCGATCATATTATCCCCTTAATGGCAGAAGGAAAAGTATTACCTTATTTAGATATTCCATTTCAGCATGCCAATCAGCGCATTTTAAAACTCATGAAACGCCCAGCGAATGCGGTGAATACATTAAATAGGATTAAAACTTGGCGAGCTATTTGTCCAGAGTTAGCAATACGTAGTACTTTTATTGTTGGATTTCCAGGAGAAAGTGATGATGAGTTTGAGGAGTTATTAGATTTCTTATATGAGGCTCAATTAGATCGAGTTGGTTGTTTTGCTTATTCTGATGTTGATGGTGCTAAAGCAAATCACTTAAAAGATCATATTCCTGAAGAAATCAAACAAGAGCGTTTGGCACGTTTTCATCAAGTTCAAGCACAAATTAGTGCAGAGAAGTTAAGACTAAAGGTTGGTAGCACACAGCAAATTATTATCGATGAAGTGAATAAAGAAGAAGGTATTTTAATTGGCAGAACCAAAGCAGATGCGCCTGAAGTCGATGGTATTGTTGCAGTGAATATTGATGCAAATGTTCAATTACATCCAGGTATGTTTACTACAGTTAAAATTACTGAAACCGATGACTATGATTTAGGTGGACAGTTAATTTAA